The window GAGACGTCCTCCGGGTGGCTACTTGTTGCCGCCCTTGCCGCCCTCCTGCTTGCCGCCCTTGCCGTCGGACTTCACACCCTCGGAGACCTGCTTCGCCAGGTCGTCGTCCAGCTTCTTGAACTCGCGGACGACCGCCTCGGACATCTGGGCCAGGGCCTCGAGCTGCTGGTTGATGTCCTCGCGGCCGTCCTCCCAGTTGGACTCGAAGTCCTCCAGCTTGTCGTAGACACCGCCGTCACCGATGTCGTCCCGGTAGGACTCGAAGAGCTTCTTGGTGTGGTTCATCCGCGACTTGATGTCACGCAGCCGGCTGCCGTAGTCCTCCAGCTCACTGAGCGGCAGCGCGAGGTCGGGCTTGCCCATGTGCGATCCCCCTGTGGTGTCCGTGGCTCGGCGGCTCGTGTCCGTCCACGTGATGTCTACACGAAACGGAAGGTACCCGTCACGGCGTCGAAGATGTCGTGGAACGCCTCGGCCAGGTCAAGGACCGGGCCGACACCAGAGACGAGCACGACCTGGTCGGTGGTTCCGGGGACACCTCGCGGAGGCGGAGCCGTCCGGACGGTCACGTATCGGGTTCGGTGGCGGCCCGTGCCGACCGCCGCCGACCCCCCTACACCGAGTCCGTCATCCGGTACGCGTACGCGATCATCGAAGGCTGAAGCGCGGCCCAGCCTCAGGCGACCCTCCGGGCGGTCCTCGGCTGCGTCATGGCCCGAATCCCTAAATGGCAGGTCATCCGGACGTTGCTGCCCATTCCGAAAAGGGGCGGGCACAGTGTCGCCGGTCGGGCGCCTGTCCATGGTGAGTGGGGCTGCCGCATGGACAGGCGTGACCGTGGGCCTCAAGCCGCTTCGAGGAAGGGGTAGTCGGTGTAGCCCTCGGCGCCCGGCCCGTAGAACAGTTCCGGCCGCGGCTCGTTCTCCGGGTGGCCACCCTGCCAGCGCTCGACCAGGTCGGGGTTGGAGATGAGGGCCCGGCCCACGACCACGGCGTCGGCGTGGTCGGCCTCGATCTGCTGGAGCGCCTGCTCGCGGGTGGTCTGCCCCCCGAAGGGGCCGTTGTTGACGATCAGCTTGCCGTCGAAGCGCCGCCGCAGCTCCTGTACAAGGTCGCCGCCCGGCTCGGTGTGCAGTACAGAGAGGTAGGCCAGGCCCAGCGGGCGCAGTTGGTCCACCAGGGTGCCGTAGGTGGCCAGGACGTCGTCCCGGTCGGTCTCGAAGACGTCCCCGAGGTCGACCTCCGGCGAGATCCGCAGCCCGACCCGCTCGGCACCGACGGCCTGGGCGACCGCCGTGACGACCTCGACGACGAAGCGGGCGCGGTTCTGCGGCGAGCCGCCGTATCCATCGGTGCGCTGGTTGGCTGCCGGGGAGAGGAACTCCTGGAGCAGGTAGCCGTTGGCGCCGTGGATCTCCACGCCGTCCGATCCCGCCTCGATGGCCCGGCGGGCCGCGGTGACGAAGTCCTCCAGGGCTGCCCGAATCTCTGCGGTGGTCATCGCTTCCGGTACGGGGTAGGACTGCTCGCCCTTCTCGGTGAACGTCTTGCCGTCGATGGCGATCGCGCTGGGGGCGAGGATGCGGCGGCCGCCGTTGATGTCGGGGTGGGTGCCGCGGCCGGCGTGCATGATCTGCAGGACGATGCGGCCGCCCTCGGCGTGCACCGCCTCGAACACCCGCTGCCAGCCGGCCGCCTGCTCGCCGGTGGCGATGCCCGGCTCGCCGACATACCCCTGCGACGCGTGGTCGGGGTAGGTGCCCTCGGTGATGATCAGCCCGACGCTCGCCCGCTGCCGGTAGTACTCGACCATCAGGTCCCCGGGAATGCCGGAGGAACCGGCCCGGACCCGGGTCATCGGCGCCATGACGAGGCGGTTGGCGAGCTCGATCTTCCCGAGGGCGACGGGGGAGAAAAGTGATGAAACGGGCGAAACTTCTGAAATGTTGACAGTCATGAGTTTCTTTCTTTCTCAAATACGGAGGAAAACGGGATGAAAGTCTGCGACGCAGGGGGTCCACGCTGTCCCGGCGGAGGCGCGGATGCGGTCCTCGGGCAGGCGCGGGGCCGCTGACGGTGACGCGGTTCCAGGACTGCGATCGGGGTGTGGGTGGTGCTGGCGGTGCACGCGGTGAGAGCCGCATGCCGTCGGCGTCGGCGTCGACACCGGTCAAGCGCAACTGCCCGCCGGAGTACGGGCGTTCGCTCCTTGCGCACGATCAGCAGTCAGCCAGGTGACGAAGTCATGGGTGCCGCCGCCGGAGTCGGTACGGATCGGTGTCTGGAGGCCGCGCCGCGACCGGCTCCCTCGTCGCGCCCCCGTGAAGAGGACCGATACACGGCTTGGAACGCGCTTTCGGCGGTGGCGGGCACAGCGATCTCAGCGCTCCTCGTTCGCAGCGGCGAGGCACTTCCGCCGGCCGATCGCCCATCGGACAGCCCGGTTCACAAAGGCTTGGGCCTAGTTGAGCGGCACGTCCGCGACGGCCTTGAGGTGGCTGAACGTCTCGAGGGAGTACCGGCCGTGGTAGCGGCCCATGCCGCTTTCGCCGACGCCGCCGAAAGGCAGGCCGGGCATGAGCAGTTGCATCACCGGCTGGCCCCAGGCGACGCCGCCGGAGGACGTCTCGTTCACGAGGCGCGACTTGATGGCCTCGGACGTGGTGAAGGCGTAGAGCGCGAGGGGCTTGTCGCGTTCGTTGATGAAGGCGATGGCGGCATCGAGGTCGGCGACTTCGACGACGGCGAGGATCGGACCGAAGATCTCCTCCTGCATGACCGGCGATGCGGGGTCGACACCGGTGAGCACGCTCGGTGCGATGAACAGGTCGTCACGGTCGTGCTGGCCTCCCACCGCCGCCCTGCCGGAGTCCAGCAGACGCGTGAGCCGGTCGAAGTGCCGCTCATTGATGATCCGGCCGTAGTCGGCTGAGGTCTGTGGAGTGGGGCCGAACTGAGCCTTGATCGCCGCGCGGAGGGCGGGGACCAGTGCGGCGGCGGTGGCAGGATCGGCCAGAACGTAGTCGGGGGCTATGCACTGCTGGCCCGCGTTGCCGAACTTGGCGCCGACCAGCCGCTTCGCGGTCTCGTCCGCATCGGCGTCGGGGGCCACGAAGACCGGCGACTTGCCCCCGAGTTCGAGTGTGACCGGGGTGAGGTTCTTGGCCGCTGCCGCCATGACGATCCGGCCGACCGTCCCATTGCCGGTGTAGAAGATCTGGTCGAAACGCTGTGCCAGCAGGGCCGTGGTTTCCTCGGCTCCCCCCTCGACCACGGTGAGCACATCCGCGTCGAAGTACTCACGCAGCAGGCGTGAAGCCACTGCCGACGTGTGCACCGACATCTCGCTCGGCTTGGCCACCACGGTGTTCCCGGCGGCCAGTGCGCCGATGATGGGGTCGATGAGGAGGTGCAGCGGGAAATTCCACGGAGCGATCACCAGGACGACCCCGAGCGGGTCGTACGTGGTGTAGGCCGTGGTCGTGGGACCGAAGTGGGCAGGAACCTCCACCGGACGAGGCTCAAGCCAGCTCCCGAGATTCGCCAGCGTCTCGTCGATGTCGGCGACGGTGAAGTCGATCTCCTGCATCTTCGCCTCGGTGGCGTTCTTCCTCAGATCCGCCCAGAGCGCTTCGATCAGCTCCTGCTCGTTCTCGACCAGCAGTGCCCGAAGCCGCTGCAGCTGGCTGACGCGCCAGTCCAGTGGGCGGGTGACGCCGGTGTTGAACGTCGCACGAAGGCGGCCGACCACCTCCGCAGCCGTTTCCGTCCGGTGCGTCCTCGACTCGATCCCCTGTGTTGCGCTCATGGGATGTGCTCCGTTCTTGATGCAAGCCACGCCCCGGCCGCCTTCCGGCCGGGCACGGTGACCAGCGTCCTGGACGGGCCGGCATCCACCCAGGTCACGGCATTGCGTACGCGCGCGGTGCCTACCACTGGTTGGGTCAGGATGGTGTGCGTCCGACCGTGGATACTCGAGGCATGGACGAATACCCCGAACCGGTGCACGAGCCCGCCGCCGGCGCGCTGGACCCGCGCGCCGAGCTCAGCGAGTTCCTGCGCACCCGGCGAGCCCGGCTGAAGCCGGAGGACGTGGGGATGCGGAGCTTCGGACGGTACCGGCGGGTGCCGGGGCTGCGCCGCGAGGAGCTGGCGCAGCTGGCCGGGGTATCGGTGGCGTACTACACGCGGCTGGAACAGGGCAACGGGCGGACCGTGTCGGCGGAGATCCTCGACGCCATCGCCCGCGCGCTCAGGCTGAGCGACGCCGAGCACGCCCACCTCACGCACCTGGCGAAGCCGAAGCAGCACAAGAAGAAGCCGGCCGGCCGCGCCCAGCAGGTGCGGGGTCCCCTGCGGACGCTGCTGGACACGATGGACGGTGTTCCGGCGATCCTCGTGGGGCGCCGCTCGGACATCCTCGTCTGGAACCGGATGGCCGCGGCGGTCTTCGGCGACTGGGCCGAGCTGCCGGCGAGGGAGCAGAACTGGGCGCGGCTGGTGTTCCTGAGGCCCGAGTACCGCGACCTGTTCGTGGACTGGGAGCACAAAGCGAGCGACGTCGTCTCTCAGCTGCGCATGGACGCCGGCTCCCATCCGGACGACCCCCGGCTGTCCGCGCTGGTGGGCGAACTCTCGGTGAAGAGCGAGGAGTTCAGACGGCTGTGGGCCACCCACGACGTCAAGGAGAAATGCCACGGTATCCAGCGCCTGCACCACCCGCTCGTCGGCGAACTCGATCTCCGCCTCGAGTCGTTCCACCAGGCCGACGCCCACGAGCAGATGCTGGTGACCTACCACGCCGAACCGAACTCCCCGTCGGCGCAGGCTCTGCGACTGCTGGCCAGCTGGGGCGCGGATGCGACCCGGGCGGGAACGGGCACGTCGTCGGCACGCACGCCTTGATGAACTCCCCTTGATCATCGGCAGTCGGCTGCGCGCCACGCCCAGCGTCCTCTCGCACGCAGACGCCCCCCCCGGGGGGTGTCGGATTCAGGACGGCCCAGGTAGCGCGGGCGCGCACGGTGCTCGCCACCGGGCAGATGGGCGAGCGATCAGCGGCAACGCCCGCGGCAGTGACGGCACCGTCTGTACGGGCCAGCGCCTCGACGACGATCATGCCGACCGAGCCGGTGCCGACGACGCCGACATGGAGCCGTGCCAGATCGTTCTGAGCGTCCCGCCCCCAGGCAGAGACGGTACGCAACTGCCGGCCCGTGGCCTTGGGCATGGGGACGAGGCGGTCGTTGGAGGTGACCGCGAAACGTCCGCCGACGACGCGGACATTCTCCGCTTCGGTGGGAACGTAGGCGCGGGGTGCGTGCTGCTGCCAGACGCGGGCGCCGTATCCGGCGTCCGCGCCGACGAAGGTCAGGCCGACCAGCGGGAGGCCGGTGATGGCCAGGGTCTGGGCGGCAAAGGATTCCTCGGCCGCGTGGTCGATGTCGTTCAGGCGCTGCCAGCGGGGGCCTCGGGGGTGGGAGTGGACGAACCCGAGGCCGCAGCCGCGCTCGGTGGCGATGCCGACGGCGCGCAGGAAGTACGCGCTGGTGAAGTCCACGGTGCCGTGCACGATCCGCTCGCCGTCATCCGGTAGGACGAGGCCGACGATCAGGGTGGTGGTACGGCGGGAGCCGGTGCTCTTGCCGGGCGGCGGTCACGCGTCAGCGGTTGATCGACTGGATCTCCTGGACGTTCACGTCCTGGGCGGTCTCGAAGGTGCCGTCGGGGAGGTCACCGCCCGCTCCGCCCGTTCCCTCCCAGGTGATCTGCCAGGTGACGGAGGCGGCGAGCCGGTAGGGATCGCCGCCGGTGGCACGCAGGTACTTGATGCCGCAGGACGGGGTGCTGCCGGCGTCGCCCTTCTCGTACGGGGTGCCGATCGAACCGTCCTCGTCGATCTCGCAGTCACTGCCCGCGGGATAGGTCTCCGCGTTCTCGGTGCCGGGTTCCAGGTGCAGGGCGACCGGCTTCGCCGTCGTCTCGGCCCACAGGCCGGTGCCGGGCAACTCGGCCCGGACCCTGACGTCCTGGAAGGTCCCCTTGTCGAGCCACACCCAAGTGGGCAGGTTGACCGTGGACTTGGCCGCCGGCCTCAGTTCGACCTCGGTCTCGGGGACCTTGACCTTGTCGTACGCGTAGTCGGCGAGGGTCTCCGGCGTGGGGGCGTCCGGGACGTCGGGGATCTCACCGGCGTCCTGCCAGAACATCAGCCGGCCGCATTCCGACGTGTCGTCGACGGAGGTGACGTCCGGAGCGACTCCGCGCCAGAAGTAGCCGTCCTTGCCGAGGTTGTAGTTCTGGTAGCCCTGCGCGGTCGACGGCGCGGCGAAGTAGTTGCGGGCGTCCTTCGCGTCCTTGAAGTGGTCGGTCCACAGGCGTGACCCGATCCAGCCCTGGCGGAGGCTGACGTCACCGCTGCCGTCGGTCTCCGAGAAGCCCTTCAGCTGGGCGGGGGTGAAGACGGGCTCGTACCAGCAGGGCGGCGGCTTCCAGTTCACGTCCTTCGGTGAGAGGGCGCCCCGTTCCCCGCCGGTGGGGCCGCTCACCTGGGTGACCCGGATCCGCGACCGGTCGGCCGCGGCGGAGATGTTCCGGTCGTCGTCGGCCGCCCCGTTGACCCCGCCGTGCCCGACCGCGTGTGCCGGTATCGAGGCGAGAAGTACCGGAGCGAGCGACGCGACCGCCAGTGACGTGACCACCGGCGACGTGACCACCGGCGACGACCATCCGCGGGGATACCTCATCGCGCGCAGGCACCCCTCTCCGAGCGGGTCGACAGGTTCTGCCAGACACCCTGGGCGTTCTTGACGAGGCTGACGGTGTAGCGGATCCGGGGGTCGGTGCCCGCCGGGTTTCCCGCGACCTCGCGGGTCTCGCGGTTCCTGGAGTACGCCTTGCTCTCGTCGGTGCAGTAGGTGAGGGACGCCGCCTTCTTGTCGCCGGTGAAGGAGACCTCGGGGTCGAACGCGGGCAGCTTGCCGAACACCGTGAGGTTCTTGTCCGTGTAGCTCTTGATCCACTGCCGGTCCTGGGACAGGCCGGTCCTGGTGTCGTAGAAGGCGAGAGCCTCACCGCCGTCGGGCTCGTTCGCGATGATCGCCGCGTAACCCGCGCGCAGCTGCTCTCTGGCGTCGGTGAGGACGGCCCGGGTCTGCGGGTCGCCGCTGGTCCAGTCCTCGAAGGTCAGCCGGAAGTTCTTCGGAAGCCTGACCGTCGGGCGGTCCGCACCGGCCGACGCGGACGCGGAGGCCGACGGGCTGCCGCCCGATCCCTTGCCCGCCCCTTCGATGGCGTCCGAGGACGACGCGTCACCCCCGCCGCAAGCGGTGAGCAGCAGTGCCGCGGTGGCGGCGAACGCGGCGGCGGTGGTGACGGTGCGGCGGGCCACGGGTGTACTCCCTGCAAGACATATGTGTATGGGGCATGTGTGCAACAGGGAACGAAGCTATCAGGGGGGAGTAGAGGGCCTCGGTGGGGCGATGGGGGATTGTGTGGGGATCGTGAGGCCTGTGCGTGACAGTTGCGAACGGGCCCGCCGTCGGGCCCGCCGAGACCTGCGCCCGGACGGACAACTCCGGCGTAGGGGACGGACGGTGCGTAAGCGGTAGCACCGAAGGCACTCCGTCCCTCCAAGCCCTTCGACACGCTGAATAGGATCTAAGTAGGCTCAGTGCACCCCCGCTGTCCCTCCCTCCACACACGACATCAGGACACCCGCCATGGCGCGACGTACCACTTCCAACTCGACGGGAAGCTCGCCGGGTCCGAGGAATCGGACGCCGCAGCCCCTGCCCCGGCGCCGCCGTTCGTTCGGGGACTTCCTGAAGGCGCTCCTCGCCTTCGCCGCCCTGCTCGTGCTGCTGATCGGGGTGCCCGGGGCGCTGGCCGTGCAGATCGGATGGCCGCTGCCGGGCGGCGCGCCGAGTCTGGACTGGCTCCAGAAAGAGATCAGCGTCGACACGTTCATCAACACGCTGACCGTCGTCGTCTGGCTCGCCTGGGCCCAGTTCACCGCCTGTGTGCTCGTCGAGATGAAGGCCGCGCTGTCGGGCGTCGGGCTGCCGAACCGGGTGCCCGGGGCCGGGCCCAGCCAACTGCTCGCGCGACAGCTCGTCGCCGCGTTGCTGCTGGTCGGCGCGACCGCCGCGAGCTTCACCCCGGGTCTGTCGCAGCTCGGGCAGCAGCTGGAGGGGAACCAGCGGCCGGCCGCCGCCGCGGCGCAGCAGACACCGGGCGGGCTGCTGGGCCAGCAGCAGGAGCAGGCCGCCGCGAGCGCCGCGGCCGCGCTGGCCGAGCAGGCCGCGAGCGCCGCGCACGCGGACGGCGGCAGTGGCGCCCACGCGTCCGACGACGACACGAAGTTCTACCGGATCCAGCCGCCCGAGGGCCGCCACCACGACTCCCTCTGGGAGGTCGCGGAGCGCCACCTCGGTGACGGGCGCCGGTACAAGGAGATCTACCAGCTCAACAAGGACCGTACGCAGCCCGACGGTTCGAAGCTCTCCGAGGCCAGTCTCATCCGGCCCGGCTGGATCATGGAGATGCCGGGCGACGCCCGCGGCGGCGAACTCGTGGAGATGCCCGACGAGGCCCCGAAGGTGTCGCCGGAAGTGCAGCGGCAGATCTCCGACTACGCCAGGACCGGAGGCGCGCACCAGCAGGGCGGCGGACAGCAGGGCGGCGGGTCCGGGTCCCTGGACCGCGACACCGCGCACATCAGTCTTCCCGAGCAGCGGCCCGCGCCCGACCGGGGGCACGGCCAGGGACAGCAAGGACAGCAGGAGCAGGCCGGCCCCGCCGCCGGCGAGGACAGCGGCTTCGGACTGCCGCAGGCCCTCCTCGGCGCACCCCTCCTCGCCGCCGGGCTCCTGGGCGCCCTCGGCCGGCGTCGCCGCCAGGCGCTGTGGCAGTCCGCGCTCGGTGCCGTCGGAGGCCGCCGCGGCATGGAGCCGCCGACACCCACCGGTGCCGCCGCCGACGCGCAGGACGCGCTGCTGGTGGGCGCCGACCCCGAGGGCGTACGCCTGCTCGACCTGTCGCTGCGCGGCCTCGCCGCCTCGCTCGCGGGGGAGTCCCGACCGCTGCCGACCGTGTACGCGGCCTGGATGAGCGGCAACGGCGACCTGCACCTCCAGCTCGCCCAGCCCGCCGGGAAGCCGCCGGCGCCGTGGCAGCTCGGGCAGGACCAGACGTTCTGGATGCTCGCCCGCGCCGACGCCGAGCGGTACGAGGAGGTCGACACGGCCGCCCCGTACCCCGGGCTCGTCAGTCTCGGCACGATGGACGACTCGCGGCTGCTGCTCAACCTGGAGGCCGTGCCCGGCATCGTCTCCCTGAGCGGCCGCGAGCAGGACCGTGCGGGTGTCTTCGCCTCCGTGGCGGCCGAGTTGGCCACCAACGGCTGGTCCGACCGCATGACCATCACGCTCGTCGGCTTCGGCGAGGACCTCACGCCGCTCGCGCCCAACCGGCTCCGCCACCTCGACGACGTCGAGGCGCTCGTGGAGACCATGGAGGCGGAGACGCGGCAGCGGCGCGGTGCGCTGGGCGCGGCAGGACAGGACTCGGTGCTCACCGGGCGTACGGGCCCTGCCCAGCACACCCGTTGGGCACCGCACCTCGTGCTGCTCGCCGCCGAGCCGACCGCCGAGGACGCCGTCAAGCTTGCCGAACTGGCCGCCGACGCAAGCCGGTTGGGCATCGGCTACCTCGTCGGCACGCAGTCGGGCGATCTGCCCGGCGCCGCCTGGGAGATGGAGATCACCGGCGAGGGCAAGCTCCTCGCGCCGCTCCTCGGGCTCGAACTCGACGCGCAGCTCCTGCCGGTGGCCCAGCAGCGGGCCGTCGTCGAGCTGTTCACCGACGCCGACCCCGAGCGCGACGACGACCGGCCGACGACCACTCCGCCGTTCCTCGTCGACATCAGCGAGCAGGGCCGTCCCGCGGTGTACGCGCGGCTCGTCGGCCCGTACGAGATCATCGGCCTGGAGACGCCGGACGGTGAGCGCAGTGCGCTGCTGCACGAGGCGCTGGCACTGCTGCTGCTGCACCGGGAGGGCGTGCACCCGCGGGTGCTGTCCTCCGCGCTCTGGCCGCGCGGTGTCACGGACGACGTGCGGGACGCGCTCGTCGAGAGGCTGCGCGCCTGGCTCGGCAACGACCCCGACGGCACGGGGCGGCTCGGCACCGACCCGACCGGGC of the Streptomyces aurantiacus genome contains:
- a CDS encoding alkene reductase, translating into MTVNISEVSPVSSLFSPVALGKIELANRLVMAPMTRVRAGSSGIPGDLMVEYYRQRASVGLIITEGTYPDHASQGYVGEPGIATGEQAAGWQRVFEAVHAEGGRIVLQIMHAGRGTHPDINGGRRILAPSAIAIDGKTFTEKGEQSYPVPEAMTTAEIRAALEDFVTAARRAIEAGSDGVEIHGANGYLLQEFLSPAANQRTDGYGGSPQNRARFVVEVVTAVAQAVGAERVGLRISPEVDLGDVFETDRDDVLATYGTLVDQLRPLGLAYLSVLHTEPGGDLVQELRRRFDGKLIVNNGPFGGQTTREQALQQIEADHADAVVVGRALISNPDLVERWQGGHPENEPRPELFYGPGAEGYTDYPFLEAA
- a CDS encoding aldehyde dehydrogenase family protein, with product MSATQGIESRTHRTETAAEVVGRLRATFNTGVTRPLDWRVSQLQRLRALLVENEQELIEALWADLRKNATEAKMQEIDFTVADIDETLANLGSWLEPRPVEVPAHFGPTTTAYTTYDPLGVVLVIAPWNFPLHLLIDPIIGALAAGNTVVAKPSEMSVHTSAVASRLLREYFDADVLTVVEGGAEETTALLAQRFDQIFYTGNGTVGRIVMAAAAKNLTPVTLELGGKSPVFVAPDADADETAKRLVGAKFGNAGQQCIAPDYVLADPATAAALVPALRAAIKAQFGPTPQTSADYGRIINERHFDRLTRLLDSGRAAVGGQHDRDDLFIAPSVLTGVDPASPVMQEEIFGPILAVVEVADLDAAIAFINERDKPLALYAFTTSEAIKSRLVNETSSGGVAWGQPVMQLLMPGLPFGGVGESGMGRYHGRYSLETFSHLKAVADVPLN
- a CDS encoding helix-turn-helix domain-containing protein; the encoded protein is MDEYPEPVHEPAAGALDPRAELSEFLRTRRARLKPEDVGMRSFGRYRRVPGLRREELAQLAGVSVAYYTRLEQGNGRTVSAEILDAIARALRLSDAEHAHLTHLAKPKQHKKKPAGRAQQVRGPLRTLLDTMDGVPAILVGRRSDILVWNRMAAAVFGDWAELPAREQNWARLVFLRPEYRDLFVDWEHKASDVVSQLRMDAGSHPDDPRLSALVGELSVKSEEFRRLWATHDVKEKCHGIQRLHHPLVGELDLRLESFHQADAHEQMLVTYHAEPNSPSAQALRLLASWGADATRAGTGTSSARTP
- a CDS encoding BTAD domain-containing putative transcriptional regulator, producing MARRTTSNSTGSSPGPRNRTPQPLPRRRRSFGDFLKALLAFAALLVLLIGVPGALAVQIGWPLPGGAPSLDWLQKEISVDTFINTLTVVVWLAWAQFTACVLVEMKAALSGVGLPNRVPGAGPSQLLARQLVAALLLVGATAASFTPGLSQLGQQLEGNQRPAAAAAQQTPGGLLGQQQEQAAASAAAALAEQAASAAHADGGSGAHASDDDTKFYRIQPPEGRHHDSLWEVAERHLGDGRRYKEIYQLNKDRTQPDGSKLSEASLIRPGWIMEMPGDARGGELVEMPDEAPKVSPEVQRQISDYARTGGAHQQGGGQQGGGSGSLDRDTAHISLPEQRPAPDRGHGQGQQGQQEQAGPAAGEDSGFGLPQALLGAPLLAAGLLGALGRRRRQALWQSALGAVGGRRGMEPPTPTGAAADAQDALLVGADPEGVRLLDLSLRGLAASLAGESRPLPTVYAAWMSGNGDLHLQLAQPAGKPPAPWQLGQDQTFWMLARADAERYEEVDTAAPYPGLVSLGTMDDSRLLLNLEAVPGIVSLSGREQDRAGVFASVAAELATNGWSDRMTITLVGFGEDLTPLAPNRLRHLDDVEALVETMEAETRQRRGALGAAGQDSVLTGRTGPAQHTRWAPHLVLLAAEPTAEDAVKLAELAADASRLGIGYLVGTQSGDLPGAAWEMEITGEGKLLAPLLGLELDAQLLPVAQQRAVVELFTDADPERDDDRPTTTPPFLVDISEQGRPAVYARLVGPYEIIGLETPDGERSALLHEALALLLLHREGVHPRVLSSALWPRGVTDDVRDALVERLRAWLGNDPDGTGRLGTDPTGRLKLAKSVVSDLDVLRSLYHEATQGRGANSRAVRGRLLTDALVLVRGPLLAERPAGRYGWLTHEIIDAQLPLLVADIGLALSAFHLEKGRAEKAIEALDAALGSAPGDERLWNELLRATHATDDSERLQRVAADLVSRSGARGLPPRTEALLDELLPTWRSGVAAVG